In Terriglobales bacterium, the genomic window CGCAACCTTTCATTTATACCCGAAAGCAGGCGCGCTTTCCAAGGCGCGCGACCGGGGCGTATCATGAAAGGTTTCCTAATCCCGGGCGGAATGTTCTGCCCTACGGAGCCCTCCTATGCGAAGGTACGTTCTTCTTCTTACCCTCCTGGTCTTCTCCGCCGGCCTGACCAGCGCCGACGAAGGCCTGTGGCTGTACAACCACTTCCCCGCCAAGCGGGTGCAGGCCAAGTACGGCTTCCTGCCCACCCAGGCCTGGCTGGACCACGCCCGCCTGGGCTCGGTGCGCTTCAACAACGGCGGCTCGGGGTCGTTCGTCTCCGCCGATGGCCTGACCTTCACCAACCATCACGTCGCCCAGACCTGCCTCCACGGCCTCTCCACGGAGAGCAAGGACCTTTACAAGACCGGCTTCTATGCCAAGACCCAGGCGGAGGAGGCCAAGTGCCCCGACCTGGAGCTGAACCAGTTGGTGGGCATCGAGGATGTCACCGCCAAGGTGCAAGGAGCGGTGACCCCGGGCATGAGCCCCGCCGAGGCCGCCCGCGCCCGCCGCTCCGTCACCGCACAGATCGAGAGCGAGTGCGCCAAGTCCACCGGCCTGCGCTGCGACGTGGTCACCCTCTACGCCGGCGGTATGTACAACCTCTACAAGTACAAGAAATACACCGACGTGCGGCTGGTGTTCGCGCCCGAGTTCGACGCCGCCTTCTTCGGCGGCGACCCCGACAATTTCGAGTATCCCCGCTGGGACCTCGACATCACCTTTTTCCGGGTCTATGAGAACGATAAGCCGGTCCACCTCGACCAGTACTTGAAGTTTTCGCACGCCGGCATCAGGGACGGCGAGCTGATCTTCGTCTCCGGCCATCCCGGCTCCACCAGCCGCATGGACACCGTGGCGCAGATCGAGACCCTGCGCGACTTGGCCTATCCCTTCCGTCTCGAGGCCCTGAAGCGCCGCAACGCCGCGCTCAAAGCCTGGGCGGCGCAATCGCCGGAGAACTACCGCCGCGCCCAGGAGGACATCTTCGGCATCGAGAATTCCATCAAGGCCATCACCGGCTACCTGGGCGGCATCCGGGACCCCAAGCTCATGGCCAGAAAGCAGGAGGAGGAGAGCAAGCTGCAGGCCTGGGTGAACGCCGACGCTCAGCGCAAGAGCCAGTATGGCGATCCCTGGACGGCGACGGCGAACGCCGAGCGCACCTGGCGGGAGATCTACCTGCCCTTCACCTTCCTGGACCGCCGCTCCGGCTTCCCCGGCGACTTGAACTTCTTCGCGCGCGCGCTGGTGCGAGCCGCCGTGGAAAAGCAGAAGCCCAACGCCGAGCGCTTGCCCGAGTACCGCGACTCTTCCCTGCCCTCGCTGGAACAGCAACTGTTCTCCACCGCCCCGGTCTATAAGGACCTGGAGACCGTCTCCTTCGCCGATGCGCTGGCCCTCATGCAGGAGAAGCTGGGCGACGACGACGAGGTGGTCAAGGCGGTGCTCAACGGCCGTACCCCCGCCGAGGTCGCCAAGGACTTGATCGCCGGTACCAAGCTCGACGATGTTAACGTCCGCAAACAGCTCTACGAGGGCGGGCAGAAGGCCATCGAGGCCAGCGATGATCCCCTCATCGTGATGATGCGCGCGGTCGAGCCGCGGGCGCGGGCGCTGCGCAAGCGCTTCGACGACGAGGTACAGTCGGTGGAGCGCACCCAGGGCGCCACCCTGGCCAAGATCCACTTCGCCCAGGGCGGCACCGACACCTACCCTGACGCCACCTTCACCCTGCGCCTGAGCTACGGCCAGATCAAGGGCTTCACCGAGGACGGCCAGGGCACGGTCGCGGCGGGCACCAA contains:
- a CDS encoding S46 family peptidase produces the protein MRRYVLLLTLLVFSAGLTSADEGLWLYNHFPAKRVQAKYGFLPTQAWLDHARLGSVRFNNGGSGSFVSADGLTFTNHHVAQTCLHGLSTESKDLYKTGFYAKTQAEEAKCPDLELNQLVGIEDVTAKVQGAVTPGMSPAEAARARRSVTAQIESECAKSTGLRCDVVTLYAGGMYNLYKYKKYTDVRLVFAPEFDAAFFGGDPDNFEYPRWDLDITFFRVYENDKPVHLDQYLKFSHAGIRDGELIFVSGHPGSTSRMDTVAQIETLRDLAYPFRLEALKRRNAALKAWAAQSPENYRRAQEDIFGIENSIKAITGYLGGIRDPKLMARKQEEESKLQAWVNADAQRKSQYGDPWTATANAERTWREIYLPFTFLDRRSGFPGDLNFFARALVRAAVEKQKPNAERLPEYRDSSLPSLEQQLFSTAPVYKDLETVSFADALALMQEKLGDDDEVVKAVLNGRTPAEVAKDLIAGTKLDDVNVRKQLYEGGQKAIEASDDPLIVMMRAVEPRARALRKRFDDEVQSVERTQGATLAKIHFAQGGTDTYPDATFTLRLSYGQIKGFTEDGQGTVAAGTKVPYFTTFAGAFQHAQEHGNKDPYQLPQSWWDAKSKLNLNTPLNAVETADIIGGNSGSPVLNTKGEVVGIIFDGNIQSLPWDFVYDDSIGRSVHVDSRGIIEALRAIYHADGLANELMGPPTAKPAPKNK